From the Pontiella agarivorans genome, one window contains:
- a CDS encoding mucoidy inhibitor MuiA family protein, with product MMNILAVAVLAVSSQVTDVTVFNDRALVVRSAEVELEQGISTIRFDHLPEAIDSRGIQVTGAGDAVVLDVRFKTENYEEIPEEAWKKLSDEKARLEKEADSVGQQIERFEASKEFLNAISKKVTSASGKEEGAASLDPGSWESMLALYSTKSEEYDEGRRLAREKLEGIRKALEKVNADIRDAGMHQRKTRRVVEVDLESDRAENAVLHLSYIVRGPQWVPAYDIRVDTETREMEVNYFALVRQRTGEDWSGVALKLSTANPGLGGQHPELDPWRISMSSPRAAKSRAYSFSAKALPDLAGSAEVSLANSFGSDSEVSSWAEAQPAPIKQRMSSVSRKGASVVFEVKGQSDIESDNVEHRVAVTSVKLPSVFRYSSVPKLSPLAYLKANAENTGEHPFLEGKANVFLDGNFVTSTQMELVAPGEEFWVFLGADESMKVEHKLIKKYQSKEGFGGKTVRHTYEYLMTVKNTHSVPEEVIVWDQLPISGSEGLDVELIEPKYSKDTDALKIDDEMRISWFRTLKPGEEWQIPFSFRVEAPRDMNISGL from the coding sequence ATGATGAATATATTGGCTGTTGCGGTGCTGGCTGTTTCTTCTCAGGTGACGGATGTCACCGTGTTCAACGATCGCGCGCTGGTGGTGCGTTCGGCAGAGGTGGAGCTGGAGCAGGGGATCTCTACGATCAGGTTTGATCATCTTCCGGAGGCCATTGATTCGCGCGGGATTCAGGTGACGGGCGCTGGAGATGCGGTGGTGCTCGATGTACGTTTCAAAACCGAAAATTATGAAGAGATTCCGGAAGAAGCCTGGAAAAAGCTTTCAGATGAAAAAGCGCGGCTGGAAAAAGAGGCGGATAGCGTCGGGCAGCAAATTGAGCGGTTTGAGGCATCGAAGGAATTTCTGAATGCCATCAGTAAAAAAGTGACTTCTGCGTCGGGAAAAGAGGAAGGGGCCGCTTCGCTCGATCCGGGCAGTTGGGAAAGCATGCTGGCGCTCTACAGCACCAAAAGCGAGGAGTATGACGAAGGCCGCCGCCTTGCCCGGGAAAAACTGGAAGGTATTCGGAAGGCTCTGGAAAAGGTGAATGCGGATATCCGCGATGCCGGGATGCATCAGCGGAAAACGCGACGTGTGGTGGAGGTGGATCTGGAAAGTGACCGGGCGGAAAATGCGGTGCTGCATCTTTCCTATATTGTGCGCGGGCCCCAATGGGTTCCGGCTTATGATATCCGGGTGGATACGGAAACGCGTGAGATGGAGGTAAACTATTTTGCGCTGGTTCGGCAGCGCACCGGCGAGGACTGGAGCGGTGTGGCACTGAAACTTTCGACGGCCAATCCCGGTCTCGGCGGTCAGCATCCGGAACTGGATCCATGGCGGATCAGTATGTCTTCTCCGCGTGCGGCAAAATCGCGGGCCTACAGTTTTTCCGCAAAAGCACTGCCGGACCTGGCCGGCAGCGCGGAGGTTTCGCTTGCGAACTCTTTCGGTTCGGATAGCGAGGTGAGCTCGTGGGCAGAAGCGCAGCCGGCTCCCATTAAACAGAGAATGTCTTCGGTATCGCGCAAGGGGGCATCGGTGGTTTTTGAAGTAAAAGGGCAAAGTGATATTGAATCGGACAATGTGGAGCATCGTGTGGCGGTGACCTCGGTGAAACTGCCTTCGGTCTTCCGTTATTCCTCGGTTCCGAAACTCAGTCCGTTGGCTTACCTGAAAGCGAATGCGGAAAATACAGGTGAGCATCCGTTTTTAGAGGGGAAAGCCAATGTGTTTCTTGATGGAAACTTTGTGACGTCCACTCAGATGGAGCTGGTGGCCCCGGGTGAGGAGTTCTGGGTTTTTCTCGGTGCGGATGAAAGTATGAAGGTGGAGCATAAGCTCATTAAAAAATATCAGAGTAAGGAAGGATTCGGCGGGAAAACGGTGCGGCATACGTATGAATATCTCATGACGGTGAAGAATACGCACAGTGTGCCTGAAGAAGTCATTGTATGGGATCAGCTTCCCATTTCCGGAAGTGAAGGGCTGGATGTGGAGTTGATCGAGCCGAAGTATTCTAAGGATACGGATGCATTGAAGATTGATGATGAGATGCGGATCAGCTGGTTTCGCACGCTTAAGCCGGGCGAAGAGTGGCAAATCCCTTTCAGTTTCCGTGTAGAGGCCCCGCGGGATATGAATATTTCGGGACTCTGA
- the dapF gene encoding diaminopimelate epimerase gives MNISFHKMHGAGNDFIVIDDSGLRFPLDDTPFIQKMTARRTGVGCDGVLLIQPSETADFRMRFINPDGGEVDMCGNGARCIARRAFDLGLVTEDMTIETGAGRVEAQVLGRQVRICLTEPKDLKLGLDAGLERPLDFLNTGVEHAVDWVDDPSEIDVQVLGKKIREHPLFGSGGTNANFAKVEADGSIILRTYERGVEAETLACGTGAAAVGLIAAEKGWVSLPVPVHCAGGYDLVIDLFRNKATLTGGAEYVFEGTVEYGDRV, from the coding sequence ATGAATATCTCTTTCCATAAAATGCATGGTGCCGGGAATGATTTTATCGTGATTGATGATTCCGGGCTTCGGTTTCCGCTGGATGATACGCCGTTTATTCAGAAGATGACTGCGCGCCGGACCGGCGTTGGCTGCGACGGAGTCCTGTTGATCCAGCCCTCGGAAACGGCGGATTTCCGGATGCGGTTTATTAATCCAGACGGCGGAGAGGTGGACATGTGCGGCAACGGGGCGCGCTGTATTGCTCGGCGGGCGTTTGATTTGGGTTTGGTGACAGAGGACATGACGATTGAAACCGGTGCTGGCAGGGTTGAGGCACAGGTGTTGGGTCGGCAGGTGCGGATTTGTTTAACTGAACCGAAAGATCTGAAGCTGGGATTGGATGCTGGACTGGAACGTCCGCTTGATTTTTTGAATACCGGTGTGGAGCACGCGGTGGACTGGGTGGATGATCCGTCGGAAATTGATGTTCAGGTTCTGGGAAAAAAAATCCGGGAACATCCGCTTTTCGGTTCGGGTGGAACCAATGCCAATTTTGCGAAGGTGGAAGCGGATGGGTCGATTATATTGCGTACTTATGAGCGCGGGGTTGAGGCGGAAACGCTGGCCTGTGGGACGGGTGCGGCGGCGGTTGGATTGATTGCCGCGGAGAAGGGTTGGGTCAGTTTGCCGGTTCCTGTGCATTGCGCCGGCGGGTATGATCTGGTAATTGATCTTTTTCGAAATAAGGCCACGCTGACCGGTGGGGCGGAATATGTTTTTGAAGGGACGGTCGAATATGGAGATCGGGTTTAG
- the folK gene encoding 2-amino-4-hydroxy-6-hydroxymethyldihydropteridine diphosphokinase: MEIGFSLGSNLYNRKRLLMQAKNLLLSAPRTTFSAQSPIYETTPVDVKPEYQDMAYLNSIVVVESELPLASWLSYIGKLEHMLGRERNIEDRNAPRPIDVDIIYAGDSIIDSGGLEVPHPRWAEREFVVRPLADVRPEMVLPEASKSVVEILASLAPDEGLRVFDERW; this comes from the coding sequence ATGGAGATCGGGTTTAGTCTGGGGTCCAATTTATATAATCGGAAAAGGTTGCTGATGCAGGCGAAGAATCTGCTGCTGTCGGCTCCGCGTACCACATTTTCGGCGCAGTCCCCGATTTACGAAACGACACCGGTGGATGTGAAGCCGGAGTATCAGGATATGGCGTATTTGAACTCCATTGTGGTGGTGGAGAGCGAACTTCCGCTGGCCAGCTGGCTTTCTTATATCGGGAAACTTGAGCATATGCTGGGACGTGAACGGAATATTGAGGATCGCAATGCGCCGCGCCCAATTGATGTGGATATTATTTATGCCGGCGACTCGATTATTGACAGCGGTGGGTTGGAGGTGCCGCATCCCCGTTGGGCCGAGCGCGAGTTTGTGGTGCGTCCGCTGGCGGATGTGCGTCCGGAGATGGTGCTGCCGGAAGCGAGTAAGTCGGTGGTGGAGATTCTGGCGTCGCTTGCGCCTGATGAAGGACTTCGCGTTTTTGATGAGCGCTGGTGA
- the panB gene encoding 3-methyl-2-oxobutanoate hydroxymethyltransferase produces the protein MKWTASKLRALKGEQKIAMVTAYDALTGALADDAGIPAVLVGDSLGMTVLGYDTTLPVSMDEMVHHTAAVSRGVQNALVIADMPFMSYQPSLAAGLENAGRFLKEARADAVKIEGGAIRGELIESLVKNGIPVLGHIGLTPQSIKEMGGYKVQGKTSEQARQLMDDAMAVEQAGAFGLVLECVPAELGETLSKALTIPTIGIGAGSGCDGQVLVLTDLLGMSGKPVPKFVKHFAHLHGQIIDALQAYKSEVESGTFPADENIY, from the coding sequence ATGAAATGGACTGCCTCAAAACTCAGGGCCCTTAAGGGCGAACAGAAAATTGCCATGGTAACGGCCTACGATGCGCTGACCGGTGCGCTGGCGGATGATGCCGGTATTCCCGCTGTTCTGGTAGGCGATTCGCTGGGCATGACGGTGTTGGGTTATGATACGACGTTGCCGGTGAGTATGGATGAAATGGTGCATCATACGGCGGCGGTTTCGCGCGGGGTTCAGAATGCACTGGTGATTGCAGATATGCCTTTTATGTCGTATCAGCCTTCGCTGGCCGCGGGGCTGGAAAATGCCGGCCGCTTTTTGAAAGAAGCCCGAGCCGATGCGGTGAAAATCGAAGGCGGTGCGATTCGCGGCGAGCTGATTGAATCGCTGGTGAAAAACGGTATTCCGGTGCTTGGACATATCGGGCTGACGCCGCAGAGCATTAAGGAAATGGGCGGATATAAGGTTCAGGGAAAAACGTCTGAACAGGCGAGACAGCTGATGGATGATGCCATGGCGGTGGAGCAGGCCGGTGCGTTTGGACTCGTGCTGGAATGTGTGCCGGCGGAGCTGGGCGAAACCCTCTCGAAGGCGCTGACGATTCCGACCATTGGAATTGGTGCGGGGTCGGGATGCGATGGGCAGGTACTTGTGCTGACAGACCTGCTGGGTATGAGCGGGAAACCTGTCCCGAAGTTTGTGAAGCATTTTGCACATCTGCACGGTCAGATTATTGACGCCTTGCAGGCGTATAAGTCGGAAGTGGAGTCCGGAACCTTTCCTGCTGACGAAAATATCTATTAA
- the panC gene encoding pantoate--beta-alanine ligase: MKIIESPREMQQTALELKRAGKTIGFVPTMGFLHEGHLSLIEAARSQCDVLVVSIFVNPAQFGPNEDLDAYPRDFERDESLCVEEGVDILFYPEGEGMYASDASCWVDETRLSVGLCGGSRPGHFRGVCTVVAKLFNLVQPDRAVFGEKDAQQLRVIERMVRDLNFPVKIIRGPIVREPDGLAMSSRNRYLNAEQRRQALCLKQALDLAESLVAEGDRSVESIRQQMRVLIGTVSGAEIDYIEFVDDVTMAPVEVIESETLVALAVKIGATRLIDNMVLNP, translated from the coding sequence ATGAAAATTATCGAATCTCCCAGGGAAATGCAGCAGACGGCGCTGGAGCTGAAGCGTGCCGGAAAAACGATTGGTTTTGTCCCTACCATGGGCTTCCTGCATGAAGGACACCTTTCTTTAATTGAGGCTGCGCGTTCACAGTGCGATGTGCTGGTGGTGAGCATCTTTGTGAATCCGGCGCAATTCGGACCGAACGAGGATCTTGATGCGTATCCGCGCGATTTTGAACGCGATGAAAGCCTCTGTGTGGAGGAGGGCGTGGATATCCTTTTTTATCCGGAGGGGGAGGGTATGTATGCCTCAGACGCCAGTTGCTGGGTGGATGAAACGAGGCTGAGCGTTGGGCTCTGCGGGGGATCAAGGCCGGGCCATTTCCGTGGCGTCTGCACGGTAGTGGCAAAGCTGTTTAATCTGGTGCAGCCGGACCGGGCGGTCTTCGGTGAAAAAGATGCCCAGCAGTTGCGGGTGATCGAACGGATGGTGAGGGACCTGAATTTTCCTGTAAAAATTATCCGCGGACCGATTGTGCGCGAGCCGGACGGATTGGCGATGAGTTCCCGGAACAGATATCTGAATGCGGAGCAACGTCGGCAGGCTCTTTGTTTGAAGCAGGCTCTTGATTTGGCGGAATCGCTGGTCGCTGAAGGCGACCGCAGTGTGGAGTCGATTCGACAGCAGATGCGTGTGCTGATCGGGACGGTGTCGGGGGCGGAAATTGACTATATTGAATTTGTTGATGACGTAACGATGGCCCCGGTTGAGGTTATCGAGTCCGAAACTCTGGTGGCGCTTGCGGTAAAAATCGGGGCGACACGCTTAATTGATAATATGGTTTTGAATCCGTAG
- the gcvH gene encoding glycine cleavage system protein GcvH, protein MSVPQDLFYAKSHEWVSLEDGIATVGITDFAQSQLSDLTFVELPEVGTVFEAGDEAAVVESVKAAADVYAPVGGEVVEVNGELEDAPELINNDSFGKGWIFKIKVNDESEVDNMMDADSYEELCPSE, encoded by the coding sequence ATGTCGGTTCCACAAGATCTGTTCTACGCTAAATCCCATGAGTGGGTATCGCTTGAAGACGGCATTGCCACAGTCGGCATTACGGATTTCGCACAGAGCCAGCTTTCCGATCTGACTTTTGTTGAGCTTCCGGAAGTCGGGACCGTATTCGAGGCGGGTGATGAAGCTGCCGTGGTTGAATCCGTGAAAGCGGCTGCTGATGTTTATGCCCCGGTCGGCGGTGAAGTGGTTGAGGTAAACGGCGAGCTTGAAGACGCGCCGGAACTGATTAATAACGATTCGTTCGGTAAAGGCTGGATTTTCAAGATCAAGGTCAACGATGAATCGGAAGTTGATAATATGATGGATGCGGATTCCTATGAGGAACTCTGTCCGTCGGAATAA
- the lipB gene encoding lipoyl(octanoyl) transferase LipB produces MKAWSVSFNEPVPYQEGLDLQHRLLKARQEDRIPDTVLMLQHTPTVTLGNRGRDNYLLKTEEEYKALGIDLFHVERGGDVTFHGPGQWVIYPILYLGGNEADSHGYLSNLEEIAIRTLGDFGIKGFRREGKSGAWTDAGKVAAIGFRLKKWVSFHGMSFNVSNDLMGFGTIVPCGLVGEPVATMKTLLGEVCPEMATVRDSMLNHFSKVCNRELERYDADDALPEELGMYF; encoded by the coding sequence ATGAAAGCGTGGTCTGTCAGTTTTAATGAGCCGGTTCCTTATCAGGAGGGGCTCGATTTGCAGCACCGTCTGTTGAAGGCGCGGCAGGAAGATCGGATTCCGGATACCGTTCTGATGTTACAGCATACACCAACGGTCACTCTTGGTAACCGCGGGCGTGACAATTATCTGCTTAAGACTGAAGAGGAGTACAAAGCATTGGGGATTGATCTGTTTCATGTGGAACGTGGCGGTGATGTCACTTTTCATGGTCCGGGGCAGTGGGTCATCTATCCGATTCTCTATCTCGGGGGCAACGAGGCTGATTCTCATGGCTACCTTTCAAATCTCGAAGAAATAGCGATCCGAACGCTGGGCGATTTTGGAATCAAAGGGTTTCGTCGTGAGGGCAAATCGGGAGCCTGGACTGATGCCGGTAAAGTTGCGGCCATCGGGTTTCGCTTAAAAAAATGGGTTTCTTTTCATGGCATGAGTTTCAATGTGTCGAATGATCTCATGGGCTTCGGCACCATTGTTCCTTGCGGTCTGGTGGGAGAACCGGTGGCTACGATGAAGACGCTGCTTGGCGAAGTTTGTCCTGAAATGGCGACTGTGCGCGATTCCATGCTCAATCATTTTTCCAAGGTCTGTAACCGGGAACTGGAGCGGTATGATGCGGATGACGCGCTTCCCGAAGAGCTAGGGATGTACTTTTAG
- the surE gene encoding 5'/3'-nucleotidase SurE yields MKILLCNDDGIHAEGINALYEALCKTNELRVVAPHTERSATGHAITIYDPIRTLPVKRENGLSGIAVDGTPADCIKLACSFLHKKDPPDLVVSGINLGPNTGISVLYSGTVSAASEAVVLGFPAIALSLCTWENPNWETAAKVARLVISNVRKNPLPKDTLLNVNIPNLPFEAIKGIKAGKMGRSRFIEKFSEHRDPRGNLYYWLDGELELQDEHPDTDIRLIEAGYVSLTPIHIDLTAHKALDAIRKWETEF; encoded by the coding sequence ATGAAAATCCTGCTGTGCAATGACGATGGAATCCACGCCGAAGGCATTAATGCTCTATATGAAGCACTCTGCAAAACAAACGAACTCCGCGTCGTTGCCCCGCATACGGAACGAAGCGCAACCGGCCATGCCATCACGATTTATGATCCCATCCGAACCCTGCCGGTTAAACGGGAGAATGGACTCAGCGGCATTGCCGTTGACGGAACGCCTGCAGACTGCATCAAACTCGCCTGCAGCTTTCTTCACAAAAAGGATCCTCCGGATCTCGTGGTAAGCGGCATCAACCTCGGCCCCAACACCGGAATCAGCGTACTCTATTCCGGCACGGTATCCGCAGCCAGCGAAGCAGTCGTTCTCGGCTTCCCCGCCATCGCCCTCTCCCTGTGCACCTGGGAAAACCCCAACTGGGAAACGGCCGCCAAAGTGGCCCGGCTTGTAATTTCCAACGTCCGGAAAAATCCTTTACCGAAAGACACCCTGCTCAACGTCAACATCCCGAATCTGCCGTTTGAGGCCATTAAAGGCATAAAAGCCGGAAAAATGGGACGATCGCGCTTTATTGAAAAATTCTCGGAACACCGCGATCCGCGTGGCAACCTTTACTACTGGCTCGATGGCGAACTGGAACTGCAGGACGAACATCCCGATACGGACATCCGACTCATTGAAGCCGGCTATGTATCCCTCACCCCGATCCACATCGACTTAACAGCACATAAAGCACTCGATGCCATCCGGAAATGGGAAACGGAATTCTAA
- a CDS encoding 16S rRNA (uracil(1498)-N(3))-methyltransferase, giving the protein MNLILLHPDEVKNNRTVLTDARAKHIRKVLKAAPGKSLRVGVVNGPLGHGVVERIDSEDVELVCSFEKSLPARPKVDLLLAMPRPKVLKRLWAQFAALGVGKIVLLRAGKVERCYFDSHVIEPDFYVNLLLEGLQQARCTHLPEVQIEPLFKPYIEDRFANDFSEHWKLLADPSGKKRIRDFQCPDGAQRTVLAVGPEGGWTDYELEMLRGKGFALLGMGDRILRTDTAVVGLLSLLHEWAE; this is encoded by the coding sequence ATGAATCTTATTCTGCTCCATCCTGATGAAGTAAAAAATAACCGCACGGTGCTGACTGATGCGCGGGCGAAACATATCCGCAAGGTGTTGAAGGCTGCGCCCGGGAAATCGCTCCGGGTGGGGGTGGTAAACGGACCGTTGGGGCATGGTGTGGTGGAGCGTATAGATTCTGAAGATGTGGAACTGGTATGTTCATTTGAAAAAAGTTTGCCGGCCCGTCCGAAGGTCGATCTGTTGCTGGCGATGCCCCGTCCGAAAGTGCTTAAACGTTTGTGGGCGCAGTTCGCCGCGCTGGGCGTTGGAAAGATTGTGTTGCTGCGCGCCGGAAAGGTGGAGCGCTGCTATTTTGACAGTCATGTCATCGAGCCGGATTTTTATGTCAATCTGCTGCTGGAAGGGTTGCAGCAGGCCCGGTGTACGCATTTGCCGGAAGTGCAGATTGAGCCGTTGTTTAAACCCTATATCGAAGATCGGTTTGCAAACGATTTTTCCGAGCACTGGAAACTGCTTGCAGATCCTTCAGGTAAAAAGCGTATTCGCGATTTCCAATGTCCGGATGGTGCGCAGCGAACCGTCCTGGCCGTCGGTCCGGAAGGCGGTTGGACGGACTATGAACTGGAGATGTTGCGGGGGAAGGGGTTTGCGTTGCTCGGTATGGGGGATCGGATTCTTCGCACAGATACGGCTGTCGTAGGTTTGCTGTCGCTTCTTCATGAATGGGCGGAATGA
- a CDS encoding ArsR/SmtB family transcription factor yields the protein MSEDLIWRQLRVLANPLRIEMLTLLSTDSKLYVQRIGELLGCAEDIASKHLQRLGDGGFLRSWRRGRYLYYGINTEHPLVAALLEEIDRPEADIGTILKSLTAFTHERRIQIVRSLMTEPKSVDALRVETGISGDALLRHLRKLEAREMVFHREGCWSVAVPRNRLRQWLMEYVTG from the coding sequence ATGAGCGAAGATCTGATCTGGAGACAACTGCGGGTGTTGGCTAATCCGTTGCGAATCGAAATGCTGACTCTGCTCAGTACCGATTCGAAGTTGTATGTGCAGCGGATTGGAGAGTTGCTCGGCTGTGCAGAGGATATTGCGAGTAAGCATCTGCAGAGACTGGGAGATGGTGGATTTCTGCGTTCGTGGCGCAGAGGGCGATATCTCTATTATGGAATCAATACTGAGCATCCGCTGGTTGCAGCACTTCTTGAGGAGATCGATCGGCCGGAAGCGGATATCGGAACGATCCTTAAAAGTCTGACGGCATTTACCCATGAGCGGCGTATTCAAATCGTTCGCTCACTGATGACGGAACCGAAGTCTGTTGATGCACTCAGAGTGGAAACGGGTATTTCCGGAGATGCGCTGTTGCGGCATTTAAGAAAGCTTGAAGCGCGGGAAATGGTTTTTCACAGAGAGGGGTGCTGGTCGGTTGCTGTTCCGCGGAACCGCCTCAGACAGTGGCTCATGGAATATGTAACAGGTTAA